The stretch of DNA GCACGCTGGGCACCCAGAACCTCCAGGCGGAGGTCGCGTCCCTGATCATCGTCTCCGGACTGATCGTGGTGTTCTGCCTGTTCCGGGACCGGCGCGAGCACCAGCTGGCGCAGAGCCGGGTCGTGGCCCAGGCCGTCCAGGACGTGCTCTTCCCACCCCTGCCCGAGCGCAGCGGCCCCCTGCGGATCGCCTGCCTGTACCTCGCCGCCCAGGACGAGGCCACCATGGGCGGGGACCTCTACGCCGCCGCCCGCACCGGACACAGCACCCGGCTGCTCATCGCCGACGTGCGGGGCAAGGGACTGCCCGCGATCAGCCATGCGGCACTGCTGCTCGGCGCCTTCCGCGCGGCGGCGCACCGACGGCCCTCGCTGCCGCGTCTGGCCGTGCACCTGGACGGCGCGATGCGCTGGGAGTTCCGGCAGTGGCAGACCGCGCAGATGCTCGACACCGACGAGTCCTTCGCCACCGCCCTGCTCGTGGACATCCCCGACAGCGAGCCCGTGCTGCACCTCCTCAACTGCGGCCATCCGTCCCCGCTGCTCATCGGCGCGGAGACTGTTGCCCCCCTGACCGCGCAGGTCGTCGCACCACCGCTGGGCCTGGGGGAACTGTCCGAAGCCTTGGACTACGTGGTCGCCTCGTTCCCCTTCCTGCCCGGCGACACAGTGCTCCTGCACACCGACGGCGTCCTGGAGGCGCGCAACGCGCGGGGCGACTTCTACCCCCTCGCCGACCGGGCCGGCGCCTGGGTCACGGAACCGCCGGGGCTGGTGCTGCGCCGGCTGCACGACGACCTCGTCGCCTACACCCACGGCCACCTGGGCGACGACGCCGCGGCCGTCGCGATCCGCCGCGGCCCTTAGGGCCTCTCGTTGGGATCATGCCGGGCTCGCGGGCCCCGGCACCGTGCGGTGCGTCGCCGGCCATCGGTCACGGCGGCAGGCCGGACGGCTCGTGGGTTTCCGGGCGCCTCGCGATTGCGCCGTGTGCGATCGGGTACGCGTGCAGGGCCCGTGCCCGGCCGGTCACCTCCCGGGCGGGCCGCTCGACTGCCGCGACCAGGGAAACCGCCATGCAGACACCAGCGAACGACAACACCCCGACGCCCGCCCAGCAAGCGCTGGACGTGCTTGCCGAGAACGCCGAGGACACGGTGGCACTGGACACGCTCGCGAGCAGCGACGTGCTGGTCCCCGTGCCGGACGACGCGAGCGAGGAGGACGCCACCAACCCCACGGCGGTGGCCCTGCCCGTCCTCGAACAACCGGGCGGGGAGCCGGTGGTGCCCGTGTTCACCTCCGAACTGGAGATGTCCGACCTGCTGCCGTTCGTCTCCCGCTACCGGCTCGTACCGCTCGGCGCGCTCGCCTCCCAGTGGCCGGCCGACGACCTGTCGCTGACCATAGACGCCAGCTCGCCGCACGGTCTGACGCTCACCTCGGAGGGGGTGCGCAACCTGCTGGCCCGGCCGCAGGGCTGAGCGGCGCCGCGGGGAACAACCGGGCCGCCCGCCGGCCGGCGGCGGCACCACGGCTGGCGGCCGGCTCAGGCGTCCTGGAGGAGGCCGATGAGGTTGCCGTCGGCGTCCTTCGCCGAGGCGATCAGCCGGCCGCCGCCGACGTCCTGCACGTCCTGAAGTACCTCGGCGCCCGCGACCACCAGCGCCGCCAGCCGGGCCCTGATGTCGTCGACGTGCCAGTACGGCACCGGTCCGGTCATGCCCTTGGCGTGTCCGTTCGGGTCGAGCCCGACGTCCTGCCCGGCGGCCTTGAAACCGACGTAGTAGGGAGCGTCGGCGTACGGCTCGACCTCCAGCAGCGCGCTGAACAGGGCCTTCGCCCGCTCGAGGTCCTTGACGGGGTAGATGATCGTCTGCAGGCCGGCAGTCATGGCCATGGCGTACTCCTCGGTATGCGGCGGTATTCGGCTCTGCGTTCCGCAGAGGGAAGGGCCGACGTGTGCGTCGGTGGTTCCACGCTAGGCCGGGGAGGCGCGTGTGGCTTCTCCGATCCTGACCGGTTGCCGGGAAGCGTCACCCGCCTCGCCGTACACACCCCCGTCGGCGCGTGCGGTGCGGATCCGGTGGGGTTAGCCTGTAGCCCGGCCGCGACGGGTTCGCGGCGCGGCGGTGGGGCCCGCCGTACCTAACCGTGGCAGTGCTGCCGCCAACGGTCCCTACTCGCATCACAGGAGCGCTCCGGCATGTCCGGGCGCGGGCGAGCAGGAGACGTACGAGCATGACAGTCCCGGAAACCGACAGCCTTCGGGCGCGGATCAGTCCCGCACGGCGGCGTGCCTGGCGGACGCAGGCGCCGGTGGTCGCGGTGGTGGCACTCGGCGGAGCGCTCGGGGCCACCGCCCGGTACGCCGTCTCGCAGTGGCTGCCGACGCCGGCCGGGGGCTTTCCCTGGGCGATCTTCTGGGTCAACGCCTTCGGCTGCGCGGTGATCGGCGTCTTCATGGTGGTCATCACCGACGTGTGGGGCGCCCACCGCCTGGTCCGCCCGTTCTTCGGCACCGGCGTGCTCGGTGGCTTCACCACCTTCTCCACCTACGCCGTCGACATCCAGCGGCTGGTGGACTCCGGCCACGCCCGCATGGGGCTGGCATACCTCGCCGCGACCCCGTGCGCGGCCCTCGCGGCGGTGTGGCTGGCCATGACGGCGGCCCGCCGCGTCCTGAAGTGGAGGCAGCGATGACCAGGCTCACCGGCAGCGCGCTGCGCGTGACCGTCTTCATCGGAGAGAACGACACCTGGCACCACCGGCCCCTGTACTCCGAGATCGTCCACCGGGCCCACGCGGCGGGCCTCGCCGGCGCCAGCGTCTTCCGCGGTATCGAGGGGTTCGGCGCGACCTCCCTGATCCACACCTCGCGGCTGCTGTCGATGAGCGAGGACCTGCCGGTGGCGGTGGTGATCGTGGACACCGAGGAGCGGGTGCGGGCGTTCCTGCCGCAACTGGACGAACTGGTCGCCGAGGGACTGGTGATACTCGACGACTGCGAGGTCATCCGGTACGTCGGCCGCGCGGCCGGTTCCGGCGACGCGGGCGCGAAGGTCAGGAAGTCGTCGTGAACTGGCTGCTGGTGGTCCTCGGGGCCGCGGTCGGGGCGCCCCTGCGCTACCTCACCGACCGCGCGGTGCAGTCCCGGCACGACTCGGTGTTCCCCTGGGGCACCTTCGTGGTGAACGTCACCGGTTGCCTGATCCTCGGTCTGCTGACCGGCGCGGCGGCCGCCGGCGTCGCCGGGCCGCACCTGCAACTGCTCCTGGGCACCGGTCTGTGCGGGGCCCTGACCACGTACTCGACCTTCTCCTACGAGACGCTGCGGCTCACCGAGACCGGTGCGGGTTCCTACGCCCTCGCCAACGTCGTCGCCAGCGTCGCGGCGGGCCTCGGCGCGGCTTTCGCCGGGGTGTGGATCGCCGGAAGCCTCTGACGGTCGCCGCGGGTTCCGAGGCCGGTCACCTGACCGTCACCTCAGCACCGTAAGAGTGTCTACACCACTGTCGACCAACATCCCCAGAACTGGATCCCATGAGCGCCATCTCCGTCGGTCAGGCCGTCGTCCTCGGAGTCGTCGAGGGGGTGACCGAGTTCCTCCCCGTGTCCTCCACCGGCCATCTGAAGATCACCGAAGGGCTCATGGGCATCCCCGTCGACGACAAGTCGGTCGTCGCGTTCTCCGCCGTCATCCAGGTCGGTGCCATCGCCGCCGTGCTGGTGTACTTCTTCAAGGACATCGTGCGGATCATGTCCGCCTGGTTCCGCGGGCTGGCCAACCGGGGGGAGCGCTACCACCACGACTACAAGTTCGCCTGGTGGGTCATCTTCGCGACCATGCCGATCGTCGTGGTGGGCCTGGCCGCCAAGCCCTTCATCGAAGGGCCGCTCGGCTCCCTGTGGGTGGTCGCCGGCTCGCTGATCGCGGGCAGTGCCGTGATGTGGTGCGCGGACCAGATGGGCCGGCACAAGCGCGGTGAGGACGACACCTCCTTCAAGGACGCGATGCTGGTCGGCAGCTCGCAGATCCTCGCCCTGCTCTTCCCCGGCTTCTCCCGTTCCGGCGCCACCATGTCCACCGCGCTCATCCTGGACCTGGACCGCGTCGCCGCCACCCGCCTGTCCTTCTTCCTCGGCCTCCCGGCCCTGACCGGCGCCGGCATCTACGAGCTCAAGGACGCCCTCGGCGCGAGCGTGGGCGCCGTCCCGCTGGCCGTCGGCACCGTCGTGTCCTTCGTGGTCGCCTACGCCTCCATCGCCTGGCTGCTGAAGTTCGTCGCCAAGCACTCCTTCAACGCGTTCGTCGTCTACCGGATCCTGATCGGCCTGCTGCTGTTCGGCCTGCTCGGCACGGGTGTCCTCAGCGGCTGAGCACCGGATGGCGGCCGAGGCCCGCCGCCCGGCCCACCGACGCGGCGCAGGGGGACCGGCGGGAGGCACAATGGCGATCATGACGTCGTCCCCGACCTACCTGCCGGTCCTGGAGCGCATCGCCGAGGAGATCGAGCACACGCCCGGCCGCGGGCGCCCCGCCGACTACATCCCTGCGCTCGCCGCCCGTGACGCCCGCGCCTTCGGTATGGCCGTCGCCGAGCTGGACGGCACGGTGTACGGGGTGGGGGACTGGCGGGAGCCGTTCTCCGCGCAGTCCATCAGCAAGGTGTTCACCCTCGCCCTCGACCTGGCGCGTGAGGGCGACGAACTGTGGGAGCACGTGGGCCGCGAGCCCTCCGGCAACCCCTTCAACTCCCTGGTGCAACTGGAGTACGAGAACGGCATCCCGCGCAACCCGTTCATCAACGCCGGCGCCCTGGTGGTCACCGACCGGCTCCAGACCCGTACCGGCGACGCGGCGGGCGAGCTGCTGAGCTTCCTGCGCGCCGAGAGCGGCAACCCCGAGCTGGACTTCGACGAGGAGGTCGCCGCGTCCGAGACCGCGCACGGCGACCGCAACGCGGCCCTCGCCCACTTCATGGCGTCCTACGGCAACGTGGACAACCCGGTGCCGGTCCTGCTGGACCAGTACTTCCGCCAGTGCTCGATCGCGGCCTCCTGCGCCGACCTTGCGCTGGCCACCACGTTCCTCGCCCGGCACGGCATAAGGGCGGACGGCACCCGGCTGCTCGCCAGCAGCCAGGCCAAGCAGGTCAACGCGGTCATGCTGACCTGCGGGACGTACGACGCGGCCGGCGACTTCGCCTACCGCGTGGGCCTGCCCGGCAAGAGCGGTGTGGGCGGCGGCATCATCGCCGTCGTACCGGGCCGGTGCGCGCTGTGCGTGTGGAGCCCCGGACTGGACGAGCGGGGCAACTCGGTGGCCGGCGTGGCGGCCCTGGACCGCTTCACGACCCTCACCGGCCTGTCGGTGTTCTGAGGGGCGTCTCCGGCGACGTCGTGCGGAGCGCGCCCGGGTCGTCGGCCGGTCAGACGCGCGAGGCCCGCTTGTGCCTGAACCGCAGGCCGAGCAGAAGGACCCCCGCGCCCAGGCCGAGGGCGCCCGCGATGGTCCCCGTTTCCGGCCAGTCGGACTCGGCCGGCCGGGGCGCCCCCGCGGATGCCACGACGGCCGCTCCCGGCTTCGTCCCGGGCTTCGCTCCCGTCGACGTGTCGTGCGAGACGGGCCGCAGGGCGTCGAGCGAGCCCACCGGATCGACATGCCCGGCGGCGCCGAACCCCCAGTCCAGGAGTGCGCGCGCCTCCTCGTAGACGGCGTGGCCCGCACCCTGCTGCGGATTCATCACGGTCACCACGAGAGTGCGCCCGTCCCGGTGGGCCGCGGCGACGAGCGTGTTGCCCGCGTTGGTCGTGTAGCCGTTCTTGATGCCGATCAGACCCGGATACGGCGCGACGCCGCCGGCGCCGGTCAGCAGGCGGTTGGTGTTCGCGATCTGGAACGTGCCGCCGTTGCCCGGGAAGGAGGCGTGCGCGGTGGAGCAGTACCGCGCGAAGTCGGGGTTGCGCAGCCCGGCCCGCCCGAACACGGCCAGGTCGTACGCCGAGGAGTTCTGCCCGGGGGCGTCGTAGCCGTCGGGGGAGACGACCGTGGTGTCCAGGGCTCCCAGGGAGCGGGCCTTGGCCTCCATCTGCCGGGCCGTCTGCTCCCAGCCGCCGTTGAGCGCGGCGAGCACGTGCACGGCGTCGTTGCCGGAGTTGAGGAACACCCCGCGCCACAGATCGGCCACCTGGTACGTGTGGCCCTCGACGACCCCCACCATGCTGCTGCCCTCGCCGATGCCCGTCAGCTCCCTGGCGCTGACGGTGTGCCGGATGCCTCCGGGGAAGGACGGCAGCACGGTCAGGGCGAGCAGTGTCTTCAGCGTGCTCGCGGGCGGAAGCCTGCGGTGCGCGTCGTGCGCGGCCATCACCTCGCCGGATTCGGCGTCGGCCACCACCCAGGACAGCGCGGAGACGTCCGGAACCGCGGGCGCCCCGCTGCGGAGCCGGACCTGTGTGCCCTCGTCGTCCAGCACGGCCGGCTGCGGCACCGCCGCCCTCGGCTGCACTATCGCGCCCGGACTTCTGCCGGACGGGCCGACGGCCGCGACCGGAGAGGTCAGCGCCAGGACGGTCACGGCGCAGAGTGCGCAGCTCGATACCGTGGTGCGCGTAGAAAATCTGATCTTCATATCGCAAACCTAGGGACAAATCGGTGCAGGCGTGACGCTGCCCAGAGCCGAACGGGGTTCGCGAGCACCCGGATGTCCTAGCGCGTGCCCTGACGGACGCACAGCGGGTGCGGTGGTGAGGGAGCGCGGAGCGCTCGGCCGGTCGGCCGGCGGGCCTAGCCGGCGGGCAGGGTCGGCTGGACGCGGCGCAGGAACGTGGCGTTGTCGGGTGTGTCGCGCAGCCGCTCCAGCAGTGTTTCCAGACCGGCCTTGCCCTCGCGGCTGCGCAGGGCGCGGCGCAGCCCGCGAACCGCTGTCAACTCGGCCTGGCTGTAAAGGAGTTCCTCACGGCGGGTGCCCGAGGGGTCGATGTCGACGGCCGGGAAGACGCGGCGGTCGGCGAGTTCGCGGTTGAGCCGCAGTTCCATGTTGCCGGTGCTCTTCAGCTCCTCGAAGAAGAAGTCGTCGGCGCGGGATCCGGTCTCCACCAGCGCGGTGGCCAGGATGGTGAGTGAGCCGCCCTCCTCGGCCGACCGCGCGGCACCGAAGAGCCGCTTGGGCCCCTGGAGCGCGCCCGCGTCGACACCGCCGCTGAGGGTGCGTCCGCCCGCCGCGGCCGCGTTGTTGTGGGCCCGGCACAGCCGGGTGAGCGAGTCGAGGAGGATGACCACGTCCTCGCCGGCCTCGACGAGCCGTTTGGCCCGCTCGACGACGAGTTCGGCGAGCGCGATGTGCTGCCTGGGGGACCGGTCGAAGGTGGAGGCGTACACCTCGCCGCGCACGCGGCGCCGCATGTCGGTGACCTCCTCGGGGCGTTCGTCGAGCAGCACCACCATCAGCCGGCACTCGGGATGGTTGCCTGCGACGGCGGTGGCGATCTGCTGGATCAGCACGGTCTTCCCGGTCTTCGGCGGCGCCACGACGAGCCCGCGCTGTCCCCTGCCGACGGGCGCGATCAGGTCGGCGACGCGGCCGGTGAGCCCGGCGGCGGGGTGTTCGAGGTGCAGCCGCTCGCGCGGGTGCAGCGGAGTGAGGTCGTGGAAGCGGCGCCGGGCCCGGGCCTCGTCCGGCGAGCCGCCGCCCACGCTCGTGATCTCGGTGACGGCGTGCTGCTGCCCGAGTACGCCAGCGACGGCGTCGCCCTTGCGCAGGCCGTGGCGGCGGATCAGCGCGGGGGAGAGCCGGGGGTCGGCGGGGGTGGGCAGGAAGTCCTCGCCGCGCAGGTGCCCCTTGCCGGTCGCGTCGATGTCCAGGACACCGGTGACGGAGCGGGGGGCCGCGGACGGCTGCCGCGGTGCGGCGGGGCGTTCGAGGGTGATGGTCATGGGCGAAGGTCCTTTCGCGGACGGACGGCACGGGGTGTGCGAGGGGAAGGAGAAGCCGCGACAGGGAGGCGTGGAGCACTGCCTCCGGCGGAAGACACCACCTCGGTCGCGGCGCGCTGCCCGGCAGGGCGGAGAGCGTCGCTCACGGAGAGGGTGGGAGAACAGATCGCGCCGACCGCGACAGGTGCGGCGGCACGGTGAACTGATGAAGAACCGCACCGGCGCCCACAACGGGGCGTACACAGGTGCTGACCGAAGGGTACCACCCGGCTCGCCCGCGGTGGTGGTTCCGCCGGCGGAAGAGCGCGCCGCCGCGCTCCGGCGGCAGTGATCTGCGCCACTCCCGGCCGCCTGCCCGTGACGTTCGCCGACCGCGGCGCGCTGAAAGGACCGGCCACCCCAGTGACGGGTGTGCCTCCCGACTTTCTTCTCTGGGCCGTTTCGGGCCTGTGGGGGTGGATTCGCCGTGAGCCGTCGTACGTCGCATGCGTACCGACCGCTGAGCATGAAGAGACGGGCGTGGCTGACGCTCGGTGCCGTCGTCCTCGGGGGCGGGGGCATCGTGACGTATGCCGTCGCCAGCCCTTCGGGCGACCACGGCGCCGCGGGCCGGGCCAAGCGTCCGCCGAAGGTCTACGACCTCGCGCTGAAGGGCGACACGGACGCCAGGCGTGAACTGCCTCGCACCGACACCCAGGAGTTCTCGCTGCTCGGGGTCACCTGGACGGGTGCCACCAAGCGGCTGCACGGTACGGCGCAGGTGCGTACCCGGAGCACGGCGAGCGGCGAGTGGAGCGACTGGCGCGACCTCGAACTGGAGGCCGACCCGCTGGAGAAGCCCGGCCGCGGAGTGCGTGGCGCGTCCGAGCCGCTGTGGGTCGGGCCCTCCGACGGTGTTCAGGTGCAGATCGTCCGCAGGAACGGCACCACCGCCCCGATGCCCAAGGGGCTCAAGGTCAACCTGGTCGATCCGGGCGTGGTGACCGACGCCGAGACCAAGGCTCCCACCGGGAGCGAGCCGGCCGCCTTCGTCGCCGGGGCCACTACCGACCCGACGAGCGCCGACACCACGCCGCCGCCCGCCACCCCGACGGCTCCGCCGTCCACCGTCCCCGAGCCGCCGATCGTCTCGCGCGCCGGCTGGGGCGCCGACGAGTCGCTCAGCCCCGACCCGTCGGAGTACAACGCCGACGTGAAGGCCGTGTTCGTCCACCACACGGACGGCGCCGCCTACACGTGCGACCAGTCGGCGTCGATCGTGCGCGGCATCTATGCGTTCCACACGCACGCAGAGCCGAGCGGCAACGGCTGGAACGACATCGGCTACAACTTCCTGGTCGACAAGTGCGGCACCGTCTTCGAGGGCCGCAAGGGCGGTGTCGGCCTGCCGGTCCTCGGCGCCCACACCTACGGCTGGAACCGGGAGTCCACCGGCATCGCGGTGCTCGGCGACTACACCTCCACCAGCGCCTCCAGCGCCGCGCTGGCCTCCGTCGCCCGCGTGGCGGCCTGGAAGCTCGGCCAGTACGGCGCCGACCCCGCCGGTACCGTCCAGCTCACCACGGCCGCCACCCAGAGGAACCTCTCCGGCACCAGCTTCACCGCGGGCGGCACGTACACCTTCAACCGGATCTCCGGCCACCGCGACGGCTACGCCACCGAGTGCCCCGGCAATTCCCTGTACGCCCAGCTGCCCACCATCCGCTCCTGGGCGGCCGGTCCGGTGCAGGGCCTGAAGGTCGCCTCGGTCACCGGCGCGACCCTGTCGGGCTCGACGTACTACGCCAAGGGCGCCCTCACCGTGAAGTGGACGGCGACCACGCCGGGCTCGCTCATCAAGAACTTCCAGCTGCTGGTGGACGGCAGGACGGTCGCCACCACGTCCGGCACCGCCACCTCCGCCTCGGCCACGGTGGCGGCGGGCAAGCACACCGTGGCCGTACGGGCCGTGCACCAGTCCGGGAAGACCACGACCACCGCCGCGCTGAACGTCGCGGCGGAGACGACTGCGCCGACCTTCACCACCACGCCGAAGCTCGCCCTGCGCGGCGGCACCGTCAACACCGCCGCCGTCCCGGTGACTCTCAGCTGGAAGGCCACGGACGACACGGCCCTGCGCTCCGTGCAGCTGCTGTCCCCGACCACGGCCACCTTCGGCCCGACCACCACCAGCTCCGCCCGCACCGCCAAGTCCGGCACCGCCTCCACCTGGTCGATGCGCGCCGACGACTACGCCGGCAACTCCCGTACGTCGTCCGCGTCGTACACGCCCGTGATCCTCCAGGAGAGCTCCGCCGCCAAGTCCGGCAGCTGGACCACCCGCTCGTCGAGCAGCTACCTCGGCGGCAAGTCGTACTCCAGCGGCTCCAAGGGCGCCAGTCTCACCTGGACCTTCACCGGCCGCTCCGCCGCCTGGGTGGTCTCCCGCGCCTCGACCTCCGGCCAGGCCTACGTCTACGTCGACGGCACCAAGGTCGCCACGGTGGACCTGAAGTCCTCCGCGACGCAGTATCGGCAGGCCATCTGGACCAAGACCTGGTCCAGCAGTGCCAAGCACACCGTCAAGATCGTCGTGGTCGGCACCTCCGGCCGCCCCACCATCACCACGGACGGCCTCGTCTACATCAAGTAGCCGTCCCGCCCCCACCCACCCGGTGCGGGCAACACCCGAGCCCGGCAGCCGCCCACCAGCGGCTGCCGGGCTCGGCGTTTCAGGGATGACGCCCTGGGCGTCAGGCGTACGACCGCAGCCAGCGGAGCTTGGCCGCCTCCTGGTACGGGCCACCGCCCTCGTGGTCGTTGAAGTCGTACACCTCGATCCGCTTGTCCTCGTGCGCCCAGGCGTTGAACGCGGCGAACACCGTGGACGGCGGGCAGGTCTGGTCCTCCAGGGCGGCCGAGAAGAACGCGGGCGTGCGGCCGCGGGCGGCGAAGTGCACGCCGTCGAAGTACGACAGTGTGCGCAGGGCGTCCTCGGCGCGGCCCCGGTGGGTCTTGAGGTAGAGGCCGATCTCCCGGTACGGGTGGCGGTCGGTCAGCGTCGTCCCGCGCGGGTAGTCGCACAGGAACGGCACGTCCGGCGCGATCGCGACCAGGTCCGGCACCAGGCCGCCCACCGCGATCGTGATGCCGCCGCCCTGGCTCTCGCCGATCGCCACGATCCGCCCCGCGTCGGTCAGCGGGTGCGAGCGCGCCGCCTCGATCGCCCGCACCGCGTCGGTGAACACCCGGCGGTAGTAGTAGTTCTCCGGCGCGTCCAGACCGCGGGTCATGAAGCCGGGGTACGCCGGGGCGCCGCCGACCGGGTCGGGGGTGCCGCCCCCGCCGCCCCAGGCGCTGCCCTGCCCGCGCGTGTCCATCACGAAGTGCGCGCGGCCCGTCGACGCCCACAGCAGGTGCTCGTGCGGCAGGCCGCGCCCGCCGCCGTAGCCGACGAACTCCACGACCAGCGGCAGCGGCGCGTCGACCCGTGCGGGCAGCGTCAGCCAGCCCTTGACCGGGTGCCCGCCGAAGCCGGCGAAGGTCACGTCGTACACCTTCACCGTCGTCAGTCCCGTCTCCACCAGGTCGAACCGGGCGTCCAGGTCGTGCTCGCGGGCCTCCTGGAGCGTCTTGGACCAGAAGGCGTCGAAGTCCTCGGGCTCGACGGACGAACTGCGGTACTCGCGGAGCTCGTCGAGGGGAAGGTCGAACAGGGCCATCAACAACCGCCTTCGCGAAGAGACTGTGGAGGTCACACCGTACGGCCCCGGTACGGGCCGCCGTCAGTTCAGGCGTACGATCCCGACGCGGTTTCAGGGGGTGGCCCGACGGCCCCCGGCCACGTCAGGTGCCGTCCTCGTCCCGGCCGTGCCAGGCGTTGTAACGGGTCAGGTAGCCCGCGAAGCGTTCGAGGTCGTCCTCCGGCCAGCCGGCCAGGCGCTCGCGGAAGGCCGCACGGCGGCTCTCGGTGACCCGGGCGAGGATCCGCCGCCCGGCGGCCGTCAGGTGGAGCACCTGGACGCGGTGGTCGCCGGGGTCGGTACGGCGCTCGACGAGGCCGGCACGCTCCAGGGCGGACACCTGCCGGCTGACGGTGGACTTGTCCAGCGCGTAGTGGGCGGCCAGGTCGGTGGCCCGGCAGCCGCCGCTCTCCTCCAGATGCCCGAGCAGTGTGTACGACACCAGCGACAGTTCGGGGTGCATGCGTCCCGCCGAGGCCCGGGCCCGGCGGGCGAAGACCGTCATCTCGCGGTGGATGGTCTCGACGGCCGTCTCGCCGGCGGGCGTCCGCCGTGTGCCGGCGCTCTCGTCCGGCTCTGTCGCTGCGGTCACCGAATACCTCCCCTGCTCTTCCGGTTGCATAGTACAACTGGCCTGGGGGGTGCGGGCCGGCCACCGGAGGGGACGAAGAGGGGGTCGGTGTCCGAGCGTTGGGGTAGGGTGACCTGCGGCCGTGGAGGGTCCCGGTCGCAGGAAGCCGAGGAGGTGAGACCCATTACCGCTGTGTCAGGTCGGGTGCTCTCCCCTCGCGACGGCGCGGATCACCGTCGGTAGGTGACCGCGGGAGCGCCCTCTTCGGCTCCCGAAAGGCCCCGGCATTCCATGCCTGTACTCCCTCCCTTCTCCGCCTCGTCCCCTTCGTCCGACTCTTCCGCCTCCCCGCCTGCCGGTTCCCCGCCCGCCGGGGTGGTCGCCGCGCTGCGGGCCGCCGGCTGTGTGTTCGCCGAGGAGGAGGCGGAACTGATCCTCACCGGCGCGCGCACACCACGGGAACTGGCCGCCCTGGTGGAGCGGCGCGTCGCCGGATTCCCCCTCGAACAGGTCCTCGGCTGGGCCGGGTTCCACGGTCTGCGGATCGCCGTGGAACCGGGCGTCTTCGTGCCGCGGCGCCGTACCGAGTTCCTGGTCGACCAGGCGGTGGCCCGGTCC from Streptomyces sp. 6-11-2 encodes:
- a CDS encoding SseB family protein, giving the protein MQTPANDNTPTPAQQALDVLAENAEDTVALDTLASSDVLVPVPDDASEEDATNPTAVALPVLEQPGGEPVVPVFTSELEMSDLLPFVSRYRLVPLGALASQWPADDLSLTIDASSPHGLTLTSEGVRNLLARPQG
- the rho gene encoding transcription termination factor Rho gives rise to the protein MTITLERPAAPRQPSAAPRSVTGVLDIDATGKGHLRGEDFLPTPADPRLSPALIRRHGLRKGDAVAGVLGQQHAVTEITSVGGGSPDEARARRRFHDLTPLHPRERLHLEHPAAGLTGRVADLIAPVGRGQRGLVVAPPKTGKTVLIQQIATAVAGNHPECRLMVVLLDERPEEVTDMRRRVRGEVYASTFDRSPRQHIALAELVVERAKRLVEAGEDVVILLDSLTRLCRAHNNAAAAGGRTLSGGVDAGALQGPKRLFGAARSAEEGGSLTILATALVETGSRADDFFFEELKSTGNMELRLNRELADRRVFPAVDIDPSGTRREELLYSQAELTAVRGLRRALRSREGKAGLETLLERLRDTPDNATFLRRVQPTLPAG
- a CDS encoding glutaminase — translated: MAIMTSSPTYLPVLERIAEEIEHTPGRGRPADYIPALAARDARAFGMAVAELDGTVYGVGDWREPFSAQSISKVFTLALDLAREGDELWEHVGREPSGNPFNSLVQLEYENGIPRNPFINAGALVVTDRLQTRTGDAAGELLSFLRAESGNPELDFDEEVAASETAHGDRNAALAHFMASYGNVDNPVPVLLDQYFRQCSIAASCADLALATTFLARHGIRADGTRLLASSQAKQVNAVMLTCGTYDAAGDFAYRVGLPGKSGVGGGIIAVVPGRCALCVWSPGLDERGNSVAGVAALDRFTTLTGLSVF
- a CDS encoding undecaprenyl-diphosphate phosphatase, which translates into the protein MSAISVGQAVVLGVVEGVTEFLPVSSTGHLKITEGLMGIPVDDKSVVAFSAVIQVGAIAAVLVYFFKDIVRIMSAWFRGLANRGERYHHDYKFAWWVIFATMPIVVVGLAAKPFIEGPLGSLWVVAGSLIAGSAVMWCADQMGRHKRGEDDTSFKDAMLVGSSQILALLFPGFSRSGATMSTALILDLDRVAATRLSFFLGLPALTGAGIYELKDALGASVGAVPLAVGTVVSFVVAYASIAWLLKFVAKHSFNAFVVYRILIGLLLFGLLGTGVLSG
- a CDS encoding DUF190 domain-containing protein, coding for MTRLTGSALRVTVFIGENDTWHHRPLYSEIVHRAHAAGLAGASVFRGIEGFGATSLIHTSRLLSMSEDLPVAVVIVDTEERVRAFLPQLDELVAEGLVILDDCEVIRYVGRAAGSGDAGAKVRKSS
- a CDS encoding VOC family protein gives rise to the protein MTAGLQTIIYPVKDLERAKALFSALLEVEPYADAPYYVGFKAAGQDVGLDPNGHAKGMTGPVPYWHVDDIRARLAALVVAGAEVLQDVQDVGGGRLIASAKDADGNLIGLLQDA
- the crcB gene encoding fluoride efflux transporter CrcB, producing the protein MTVPETDSLRARISPARRRAWRTQAPVVAVVALGGALGATARYAVSQWLPTPAGGFPWAIFWVNAFGCAVIGVFMVVITDVWGAHRLVRPFFGTGVLGGFTTFSTYAVDIQRLVDSGHARMGLAYLAATPCAALAAVWLAMTAARRVLKWRQR
- a CDS encoding D-alanyl-D-alanine carboxypeptidase family protein is translated as MKIRFSTRTTVSSCALCAVTVLALTSPVAAVGPSGRSPGAIVQPRAAVPQPAVLDDEGTQVRLRSGAPAVPDVSALSWVVADAESGEVMAAHDAHRRLPPASTLKTLLALTVLPSFPGGIRHTVSARELTGIGEGSSMVGVVEGHTYQVADLWRGVFLNSGNDAVHVLAALNGGWEQTARQMEAKARSLGALDTTVVSPDGYDAPGQNSSAYDLAVFGRAGLRNPDFARYCSTAHASFPGNGGTFQIANTNRLLTGAGGVAPYPGLIGIKNGYTTNAGNTLVAAAHRDGRTLVVTVMNPQQGAGHAVYEEARALLDWGFGAAGHVDPVGSLDALRPVSHDTSTGAKPGTKPGAAVVASAGAPRPAESDWPETGTIAGALGLGAGVLLLGLRFRHKRASRV
- a CDS encoding PP2C family protein-serine/threonine phosphatase, whose product is MLIAVVGVVDALTPPDVHLGPLLVAAPAFTAAFSGPWLTALIGALTVGTELFIGGVQGTLGTQNLQAEVASLIIVSGLIVVFCLFRDRREHQLAQSRVVAQAVQDVLFPPLPERSGPLRIACLYLAAQDEATMGGDLYAAARTGHSTRLLIADVRGKGLPAISHAALLLGAFRAAAHRRPSLPRLAVHLDGAMRWEFRQWQTAQMLDTDESFATALLVDIPDSEPVLHLLNCGHPSPLLIGAETVAPLTAQVVAPPLGLGELSEALDYVVASFPFLPGDTVLLHTDGVLEARNARGDFYPLADRAGAWVTEPPGLVLRRLHDDLVAYTHGHLGDDAAAVAIRRGP
- the crcB gene encoding fluoride efflux transporter CrcB is translated as MNWLLVVLGAAVGAPLRYLTDRAVQSRHDSVFPWGTFVVNVTGCLILGLLTGAAAAGVAGPHLQLLLGTGLCGALTTYSTFSYETLRLTETGAGSYALANVVASVAAGLGAAFAGVWIAGSL